One part of the Lycorma delicatula isolate Av1 chromosome 7, ASM4794821v1, whole genome shotgun sequence genome encodes these proteins:
- the LOC142327567 gene encoding fructose-bisphosphate aldolase-like, with product MSSFFNYPPQSLQDELKCIAKCIMTPGKGILAADESPGSMSKRMESIGVENTEENRRRYRELLFTCDDSISNYISAVILQHETVYQKTSDGTPFIEVLQKKKIVPGIKVDMGVVNLFGSDGETTTQGLDNLHERCAQYKKDGCQFAKWRCVLKIGPNIPSYLSILENANVLARYATICQANRIVPIVEPEVLPDGSHDIEQGQKVTETVLSFVYKALHDHHVYLEGTLLKPNMVTAGAASPKCTPEQVANATVTAFSRTVPPAVGGIVFLSGGQSEEEATVNLNAICSYQGRKPWPLTFSYGRALQASCLKAWGGKQENVVTAQEELMKRAKANGLAALGQYKSGAITTAGGNVSLFVKDHAY from the coding sequence ATGTCGTCATTTTTTAATTACCCACCACAAAGTTTGCAAGACGAACTAAAATGTATTGCTAAATGTATAATGACACCAGGAAAAGGAATTTTAGCTGCAGATGAATCACCCGGTTCAATGTCTAAACGAATGGAATCAATTGGTGTagaaaatactgaagaaaacaGAAGAAGATACAGAGAGTTACTTTTTACGTGTGAtgattcaatttcaaattatatatcaGCAGTAATACTTCAGCATGAAACAGTTTATCAAAAAACATCAGATGGCACACCTTTCATTGAAGTTttgcagaaaaagaaaatagttcCAGGAATAAAAGTTGATATGGGTGTAGTTAATTTATTTGGATCTGATGGTGAAACAACAACACAAGGTTTAGATAATTTACATGAACGATGTGCTCAGTATAAAAAAGATGGTTGCCAGTTTGCTAAGTGGCGTTGTGTTTTAAAAATAGGTCCAAATATTCCatcatatttaagtattttagaaaatgCAAATGTTTTGGCAAGATATGCTACAATTTGCCAAGCAAACCGTATTGTACCCATTGTTGAACCAGAAGTTTTACCAGATGGTTCACATGATATAGAACAAGGACAAAAAGTTACAGAAActgttttatcttttgtttataaaGCACTACATGATCATCATGTATATTTAGAAGGAACGCTATTGAAACCAAATATGGTAACAGCTGGAGCAGCAAGTCCAAAATGCACCCCAGAGCAGGTAGCTAATGCAACTGTTACAGCATTTTCACGGACTGTTCCACCTGCAGTCGGAGGGATTGTTTTCTTATCTGGAGGTCAAAGTGAAGAAGAAGCTACAGTGAATTTAAATGCTATCTGTTCATATCAAGGGCGTAAACCTTGGCCTTTAACATTCAGTTACGGTCGTGCATTGCAAGCTTCTTGTTTAAAAGCTTGGGGAGGAAAACAAGAAAATGTAGTAACTGCTCAGGAAGAATTAATGAAACGTGCAAAAGCTAATGGTTTAGCTGCTCTTGGCCAGTATAAATCTGGTGCAATAACCACTGCAGGAGGAAATGTTAGTTTATTTGTTAAAGATCATgcatactaa